The following coding sequences lie in one Nocardioides sambongensis genomic window:
- a CDS encoding ABC transporter ATP-binding protein — protein MLQSGGAWSSARPAEMLRHLSRLHAHPVPVTELMDRLSLHECARTPYRRLSGGQQQRLGLAMALVGRPELVFVDEPTAGMDPQIRRTVWELLEELRAAGVTVVLTTHYLEEAERLADRVHIIDRGRLVASGSPLELTRGGTVATIRLVVTQPFPPGAPEGLATDLGPGTELHVLDEYSLRLSGPADASTLARVSAWCEKHEVLPESLSLGQRNLEDVFLELTGREQETP, from the coding sequence ATGCTGCAGTCGGGCGGTGCCTGGAGCAGCGCCCGGCCGGCGGAGATGCTGCGCCACCTCTCCCGGCTGCACGCCCATCCGGTGCCGGTGACCGAGCTGATGGACCGGCTCTCGCTGCACGAGTGCGCGCGGACGCCGTACCGGCGGCTGTCGGGGGGCCAGCAGCAGCGGCTCGGGCTGGCGATGGCGCTGGTCGGTCGACCCGAGCTGGTCTTCGTCGACGAGCCGACCGCCGGGATGGACCCGCAGATCCGGCGTACCGTCTGGGAGCTGCTCGAGGAGCTGCGCGCGGCCGGGGTGACCGTGGTGCTCACCACGCACTACCTCGAGGAGGCGGAGCGGCTGGCGGACCGCGTGCACATCATCGACCGCGGCCGGCTGGTCGCCAGCGGCTCACCCCTGGAGCTGACCCGGGGCGGCACCGTCGCCACGATCCGGCTGGTCGTCACCCAGCCGTTCCCGCCGGGCGCGCCGGAGGGTCTGGCCACCGACCTCGGCCCGGGCACCGAGCTGCACGTGCTCGACGAGTACAGCCTGCGCCTGTCCGGGCCCGCCGACGCGAGCACGCTGGCCCGGGTCTCCGCGTGGTGCGAGAAGCACGAGGTGCTGCCGGAGTCGCTCAGCCTGGGTCAGCGCAACCTGGAGGACGTCTTCCTCGAGCTGACCGGACGCGAGCAGGAGACCCCGTGA
- a CDS encoding ATP-binding cassette domain-containing protein, producing the protein MSAPHHPAVVIDGLVMRYGDKSAVDGLSLDVESHTITAVLGPNGAGKTTTLETCEGYRRPHQGTVRVLGLDPIRDRKALLPGSA; encoded by the coding sequence GTGTCCGCCCCCCACCACCCTGCCGTCGTGATCGACGGCCTGGTGATGAGGTACGGCGACAAGAGCGCCGTGGACGGCCTGAGCCTGGACGTCGAGTCGCACACCATCACCGCCGTGCTCGGGCCGAACGGCGCCGGGAAGACCACCACCCTGGAGACCTGCGAGGGCTATCGGCGGCCGCACCAGGGCACGGTCCGGGTGCTCGGCCTGGACCCGATCCGCGACCGCAAGGCCCTGCTCCCCGGATCGGCGTGA
- a CDS encoding COX15/CtaA family protein, which yields MTQQVDIPAGERRGAVDRAAAVLWPAAIANLVANIAIVVTGGAVRLTGSGLGCPTWPRCTEESYVAHGALGWHGAIEFGNRMLTFVLVAIAIGCWLAALASRRRGDAGGGRSVLLSTVIALGIPAQAVIGGVTVLTDLNPWVVALHLLVSMAIIGVCVVLLDHLRPVPRPAASPGLWWTVVATYVVGWVVLYLGTVVTGSGPHSGDLDSRRTGLDPQVMSHVHAAAVYALVAVTVAVLFLAVRSRLAVLRRAATLLLAVELLQGVIGFVQYFNDLPELLVGLHMLGAALTSAALAWLVLAARQRD from the coding sequence GTGACACAGCAGGTGGACATCCCGGCCGGTGAACGACGAGGCGCGGTCGACCGCGCCGCAGCCGTGCTGTGGCCGGCCGCGATAGCGAACCTGGTCGCCAACATCGCGATCGTGGTCACCGGTGGCGCGGTGCGCCTGACCGGGTCCGGCCTGGGCTGCCCGACCTGGCCCCGCTGCACCGAGGAGTCCTACGTCGCGCACGGCGCGCTGGGCTGGCACGGCGCGATCGAGTTCGGCAACCGCATGCTCACCTTCGTGCTGGTCGCGATCGCGATCGGCTGCTGGCTCGCCGCGCTGGCGTCGCGTCGCCGCGGGGACGCCGGCGGTGGCCGATCGGTCCTGCTGTCCACCGTGATCGCCCTGGGGATCCCGGCGCAGGCCGTGATCGGCGGCGTCACGGTGCTCACCGACCTGAACCCGTGGGTGGTCGCGCTGCACCTGCTGGTGTCGATGGCGATCATCGGTGTCTGCGTCGTGCTGCTCGACCACCTCCGCCCGGTCCCCCGGCCGGCCGCCTCACCCGGTCTGTGGTGGACGGTCGTGGCGACCTACGTGGTCGGGTGGGTGGTGCTGTACCTCGGCACGGTGGTGACCGGCTCCGGCCCCCACTCCGGCGACCTGGACTCCCGGCGCACCGGCCTGGACCCGCAGGTCATGTCGCACGTCCACGCCGCGGCCGTCTACGCGTTGGTCGCGGTGACCGTGGCAGTGCTGTTCCTGGCCGTCCGCAGCCGCCTCGCCGTGCTGCGCCGCGCCGCGACGCTGCTGCTGGCGGTGGAGCTGCTGCAGGGAGTGATCGGCTTCGTGCAGTACTTCAACGACCTTCCCGAGCTGCTGGTCGGCCTGCACATGCTGGGCGCGGCCCTCACCTCGGCCGCCCTCGCCTGGCTCGTCCTCGCGGCCCGTCAGCGCGACTGA
- a CDS encoding heme o synthase yields the protein MTYVDPASPELSSRGAQRGVNGVLPEGDLPKASAKDVVMAYVGLTKPRVIELLLLTTVPVMFFAARGVPPLGLVAATVAGGALSAGSASVFNCVYDRDIDEQMRRTRRRALPRHIVTPVAALVFGVVLAALSTAILLLWVNPLSAALSLGANAFYVFVYTMLLKRRTTQNIVWGGIAGCFPALIGWTAVTGEMSWVPIVLFAVVFFWTPPHTWALALRYREDYAQVDVPMLPAVKPAKAVARQIVAYSWVMVGVSLLLWPVAGTGWFYPAAAVVLGGVFLVEAHRMLHRASRSDELSVIQPMRLFHSSNLYLSLLFVAVAIDPLLH from the coding sequence GTGACGTACGTCGACCCCGCCAGCCCCGAGCTGAGCAGCCGGGGCGCCCAGCGCGGTGTGAACGGTGTGCTCCCCGAGGGCGATCTGCCCAAGGCGAGCGCGAAGGACGTCGTGATGGCGTACGTCGGTCTCACCAAGCCGCGGGTCATCGAGCTGCTGCTGCTGACCACCGTTCCGGTGATGTTCTTCGCCGCGCGCGGCGTCCCGCCCCTGGGGCTGGTCGCCGCGACCGTCGCCGGTGGCGCGCTCTCGGCCGGCTCGGCATCGGTCTTCAACTGCGTCTACGACCGCGACATCGACGAGCAGATGCGACGTACCCGTCGCCGTGCGCTCCCGCGGCACATCGTGACGCCCGTCGCCGCGCTGGTCTTCGGCGTCGTGCTCGCCGCGCTCTCGACGGCGATCCTGCTGCTCTGGGTGAACCCGCTGTCGGCGGCGCTGTCGCTCGGCGCGAACGCGTTCTACGTCTTCGTCTACACGATGCTGCTGAAGAGACGGACCACCCAGAACATCGTCTGGGGAGGCATCGCGGGCTGCTTCCCCGCGCTGATCGGCTGGACCGCGGTGACCGGGGAGATGTCCTGGGTCCCGATCGTGCTCTTCGCCGTGGTCTTCTTCTGGACGCCCCCGCACACCTGGGCCCTGGCGCTGCGCTACCGCGAGGACTACGCGCAGGTGGACGTCCCGATGCTCCCGGCGGTGAAACCGGCCAAGGCGGTGGCCCGCCAGATCGTGGCCTACTCGTGGGTGATGGTCGGCGTCTCGCTGCTGCTGTGGCCGGTGGCCGGCACCGGCTGGTTCTACCCCGCGGCCGCGGTGGTGCTCGGTGGGGTGTTCCTGGTCGAGGCGCACCGGATGCTGCACCGCGCCTCACGCAGCGACGAGCTCAGCGTGATCCAGCCGATGCGGCTCTTCCACTCCTCGAACCTCTACCTCTCGCTGCTCTTCGTCGCCGTCGCGATCGACCCGCTGCTGCACTGA
- the sufC gene encoding Fe-S cluster assembly ATPase SufC, with protein sequence MSTLEINDLHVSVSTDDGAKEILKGVTLTITSGETHAIMGPNGSGKSTLAYSIAGHPKYEITGGTVTLDGEDILEMSVDERARAGLFLAMQYPVEVPGVSVANFLRTAKTAIDGEAPKLRTWVKDVNGVMERMNLDSTFSQRSVNEGFSGGEKKRHEIAQLDLLDPSVAILDETDSGLDIDALKVVSEGVNRFRERDDKAVLLITHYTRILRYIKPDHVHVFVDGRVAESGGPALADELEANGYEKYLGAAAR encoded by the coding sequence ATGAGCACCCTCGAGATCAACGACCTGCACGTCTCGGTCAGCACCGACGACGGCGCCAAGGAGATCCTCAAGGGAGTCACCTTGACGATCACCTCCGGCGAGACCCACGCGATCATGGGCCCCAACGGCTCGGGCAAGTCGACCCTCGCGTACTCGATCGCCGGTCACCCCAAGTACGAGATCACCGGTGGCACGGTCACCCTCGACGGCGAGGACATCCTGGAGATGTCGGTCGACGAGCGGGCGCGCGCCGGTCTCTTCCTCGCCATGCAGTACCCGGTCGAGGTGCCCGGTGTCTCGGTGGCCAACTTCCTGCGCACCGCGAAGACCGCGATCGACGGCGAGGCACCCAAGCTGCGCACCTGGGTCAAGGACGTCAACGGCGTGATGGAGCGGATGAACCTCGACTCCACCTTCTCCCAGCGCTCGGTCAACGAGGGCTTCTCCGGCGGTGAGAAGAAGCGCCACGAGATCGCGCAGCTCGACCTGCTCGACCCGAGCGTGGCGATTCTCGACGAGACCGACTCCGGCCTGGACATCGACGCGCTGAAGGTCGTCTCCGAGGGCGTGAACCGGTTCCGGGAGCGCGACGACAAGGCGGTCCTGCTGATCACCCACTACACGCGGATCCTGCGCTACATCAAGCCCGACCACGTGCACGTCTTCGTCGACGGCCGCGTCGCCGAGTCCGGCGGCCCCGCGCTGGCCGACGAGCTCGAGGCCAACGGCTACGAGAAGTACCTCGGCGCAGCGGCCCGATAG
- the sufB gene encoding Fe-S cluster assembly protein SufB: MTSIEELNPELKGIGRYEFGWADPDVAGAAAQRGLNDAVVRDISGKKSEPDWMLDLRLKGLKLFDRKPMPTWGSDLGGIDFDNIKYFVRSSEKQATSWEELPEDIKNTYDKLGIPEAEKQRLVAGVAAQYESEVVYHSIREDLEAQGVLFLDTDTALKEHPELFQEYFGTVIPVGDNKFAALNTAVWSGGSFIYVPPGVHVDIPLQAYFRINTENMGQFERTLIIVDEDAYVHYVEGCTAPIYSSDSLHSAVVEIIVKKGGRCRYTTIQNWSNNVYNLVTKRAVCEAGATMEWVDGNIGSKVTMKYPAVYLMGEHAKGETLSIAFAGEGQHQDAGAKMVHAAPHTSSSILSKSVARGGGRTSYRGLIQVNEGAHGSKSNVLCDALLVDQISRSDTYPYVDIREDDVSMGHEASVSKVSDDQLFYLMSRGMEEDEAMAMIVRGFVEPIAKELPMEYALELNRLIELQMEGAVG, translated from the coding sequence ATGACCTCCATCGAGGAACTCAACCCCGAGCTGAAGGGCATCGGCCGCTACGAGTTCGGCTGGGCCGACCCGGACGTCGCCGGAGCCGCCGCCCAGCGCGGCCTCAACGACGCCGTGGTGCGCGACATCTCCGGCAAGAAGAGCGAGCCGGACTGGATGCTCGACCTGCGCCTCAAGGGCCTCAAGCTCTTCGATCGCAAGCCCATGCCGACCTGGGGCTCCGACCTCGGCGGCATCGACTTCGACAACATCAAGTACTTCGTGCGCTCCTCGGAGAAGCAGGCCACCTCGTGGGAGGAGCTGCCCGAGGACATCAAGAACACCTACGACAAGCTCGGCATCCCGGAGGCGGAGAAGCAGCGCCTGGTCGCCGGTGTCGCCGCGCAGTACGAGTCCGAGGTGGTCTACCACTCCATCCGCGAGGACCTCGAGGCCCAGGGCGTGCTGTTCCTGGACACCGACACGGCGCTCAAGGAGCACCCGGAGCTCTTCCAGGAGTACTTCGGCACCGTGATCCCGGTCGGCGACAACAAGTTCGCCGCGCTGAACACCGCGGTGTGGTCCGGCGGCTCCTTCATCTACGTCCCGCCGGGTGTGCACGTCGACATCCCGCTGCAGGCCTACTTCCGGATCAACACCGAGAACATGGGCCAGTTCGAGCGGACGCTGATCATCGTCGACGAGGACGCCTACGTGCACTACGTCGAGGGCTGCACCGCGCCGATCTACTCCTCGGACTCGCTGCACTCCGCGGTGGTCGAGATCATCGTGAAGAAGGGCGGTCGCTGCCGCTACACGACCATCCAGAACTGGTCGAACAACGTCTACAACCTGGTGACCAAGCGGGCGGTCTGCGAGGCCGGCGCCACCATGGAGTGGGTCGACGGCAACATCGGCTCCAAGGTCACCATGAAGTACCCGGCCGTCTACCTGATGGGCGAGCACGCCAAGGGCGAGACCCTCTCCATCGCCTTCGCCGGCGAGGGGCAGCACCAGGACGCCGGCGCCAAGATGGTGCACGCCGCGCCGCACACCTCGTCCTCGATCCTGAGCAAGTCGGTGGCGCGCGGCGGCGGTCGTACGTCGTACCGCGGTCTGATCCAGGTCAACGAGGGCGCGCACGGCTCGAAGTCCAACGTCCTCTGCGACGCGCTGCTGGTCGACCAGATCAGCCGCTCGGACACCTACCCCTACGTCGACATCCGCGAGGACGACGTCTCCATGGGCCACGAGGCGAGCGTCTCGAAGGTCTCCGACGACCAGCTCTTCTACCTCATGTCGCGCGGCATGGAGGAGGACGAGGCGATGGCCATGATCGTGCGCGGCTTCGTCGAGCCGATCGCCAAGGAGCTGCCGATGGAGTACGCCCTGGAGCTCAACCGCCTGATCGAGCTGCAGATGGAGGGCGCGGTCGGCTGA
- the sufD gene encoding Fe-S cluster assembly protein SufD codes for MTVTDSVRSALEQEKVESHLNPVGSFDVADHPVPVGREEIWRFTPLKRLRGLHADAPFDARTSKLSWNEPEGVEVDIVTGDRARALRGVSGLVPNTRFAARILDEVEPTVLVDVPADTELDEPLVLEMVGQDVSQTTGGHLVFRFGAHSKAVVVVNHTGSAAVAAVAEIVVGDGADVTFVSIQDWNDDAVHLSHHQTRVGRDATFKHAAISFGGDLVRMDANVTYDGPGGSAELLGLYFADAGQHIEHRIFADHNAPRTKSNAVYKGALQGEKAHTVWVGNVLIRKVAEGIETYEENRNLVLTDGCQADSIPNLEIETGEIEGAGHASATARFDDEQLFYLRSRGVSEKEAQRLVVHGFFNDLIRKVGVASLEERLLTTVEAELAKNVLKEI; via the coding sequence GTGACAGTCACCGATTCCGTCCGCTCCGCGCTGGAGCAGGAGAAGGTCGAGAGCCACCTCAACCCCGTCGGCTCCTTCGACGTGGCCGACCACCCCGTGCCCGTGGGGCGCGAGGAGATCTGGCGGTTCACCCCGCTCAAGCGCCTGCGCGGCCTGCACGCCGACGCGCCGTTCGACGCCCGCACCTCCAAGCTCAGCTGGAACGAGCCCGAAGGCGTCGAGGTCGACATCGTGACCGGCGACCGGGCACGCGCGCTGCGCGGCGTGAGCGGGCTGGTCCCGAACACCCGGTTCGCGGCCCGGATCCTCGACGAGGTCGAGCCGACCGTGCTGGTCGACGTGCCCGCGGACACCGAGCTGGACGAGCCGCTGGTGCTCGAGATGGTCGGCCAGGACGTCAGCCAGACGACCGGCGGTCACCTGGTCTTCCGCTTCGGCGCGCACAGCAAGGCGGTCGTGGTGGTCAACCACACCGGCTCGGCCGCGGTCGCCGCGGTCGCCGAGATCGTGGTCGGCGACGGCGCGGACGTCACGTTCGTCTCCATCCAGGACTGGAACGACGACGCCGTGCACCTCAGCCACCACCAGACCCGGGTCGGGCGCGACGCGACGTTCAAGCACGCCGCGATCTCGTTCGGCGGCGACCTGGTCCGGATGGACGCGAACGTGACCTACGACGGCCCCGGCGGCTCCGCGGAGCTGCTCGGGCTCTACTTCGCCGACGCAGGTCAGCACATCGAGCACCGGATCTTCGCCGACCACAACGCGCCGCGCACCAAGTCGAACGCGGTCTACAAGGGTGCGCTGCAGGGCGAGAAGGCGCACACCGTCTGGGTCGGCAACGTGCTGATCCGCAAGGTGGCCGAGGGCATCGAGACCTACGAGGAGAACCGCAACCTGGTGCTCACCGACGGCTGCCAGGCGGACTCCATCCCCAACCTGGAGATCGAGACCGGGGAGATCGAGGGTGCCGGGCACGCCTCGGCCACCGCCCGGTTCGACGACGAGCAGCTCTTCTACCTCCGATCCCGCGGGGTGTCGGAGAAGGAGGCGCAGCGCCTCGTCGTCCACGGCTTCTTCAACGACCTGATCCGCAAGGTCGGCGTGGCCTCCCTCGAGGAGCGGCTGCTGACCACCGTGGAGGCCGAGCTCGCCAAGAACGTCCTCAAGGAGATCTGA
- a CDS encoding ABC transporter permease codes for MLAQAAMEARLMLRNGEQLLLAVVIPVVVLVGAVQGSERVGISFDDPMVDVITPGVLALAVMSTSFTSLAIATGFERRYGVLKRLGTAPLSRAALLGGKIGALFAVELLQFAVIGAVGFSLGWAPTLQVAGLLLTLLLGTAAFASLGLLLAGALRAEATLAAANLVYLLLMAGGAVVLPASAYGDLGTAMTWLPSGALGEAMRSACDGALPWRDLAVLTGWAGLGSLLTARTFRWE; via the coding sequence GTGCTCGCCCAGGCCGCCATGGAGGCGCGGCTGATGCTGCGCAACGGCGAGCAGCTGCTGCTCGCCGTGGTGATCCCGGTGGTGGTGCTGGTGGGCGCGGTGCAGGGCTCCGAGCGCGTCGGCATCTCCTTCGACGACCCGATGGTCGACGTGATCACGCCGGGTGTGCTGGCGCTGGCGGTGATGTCCACCTCCTTCACCTCGTTGGCGATCGCCACCGGGTTCGAGCGCCGCTACGGCGTGCTCAAGCGCCTCGGCACGGCACCGCTCTCCCGGGCCGCGCTGCTCGGCGGCAAGATCGGGGCGCTCTTCGCCGTCGAGCTGTTGCAGTTCGCCGTGATCGGGGCGGTGGGCTTCTCCCTGGGCTGGGCGCCGACCCTCCAGGTGGCAGGTCTGCTCCTCACGCTGCTGCTCGGTACGGCGGCGTTCGCCTCCCTCGGCCTGCTGCTCGCCGGCGCGCTGCGCGCCGAGGCGACGCTGGCGGCGGCGAACCTGGTGTACCTGCTGCTGATGGCGGGCGGGGCCGTGGTCCTTCCCGCCTCCGCGTACGGCGACCTGGGCACGGCGATGACCTGGCTGCCCTCAGGTGCGCTCGGCGAGGCGATGCGCTCGGCCTGCGACGGCGCGCTGCCCTGGCGCGACCTCGCGGTGCTCACCGGGTGGGCCGGCCTCGGGTCGCTGCTCACCGCGCGCACCTTCCGGTGGGAGTGA
- a CDS encoding helix-turn-helix transcriptional regulator codes for MVDGAPGTGDQPTRQRVAQSILVNGPSTAADLADRLDLTPAAVRRHLDQMLADGLVEHREPRPSGNRGRGRPAKAFALTERGRDGFEAQYDDLAAAALRFLADTAGDGAVQAFAEQRAAFIEERFPKVAAAHPDASPAEVLARVFSEEGYAASVRELPLIGGAGGQAAEQLCQQHCPVSHVAHEFPQLCEAETAAIGRVLGTHVQRLATIAHGDGVCTTCIPDTGVTAHPASTEETADKKERVNS; via the coding sequence ATCGTGGACGGAGCACCGGGGACAGGAGATCAGCCGACGCGTCAGCGCGTCGCGCAGTCGATCCTGGTCAACGGCCCGTCGACCGCCGCCGACCTCGCGGACCGGCTGGACCTGACGCCGGCGGCCGTCCGTCGCCACCTCGACCAGATGCTGGCCGACGGCCTCGTCGAGCACCGTGAGCCGCGACCGAGCGGCAATCGGGGGCGTGGCCGCCCGGCCAAGGCGTTCGCGCTCACCGAGCGTGGTCGCGACGGCTTCGAGGCCCAGTACGACGACCTCGCCGCCGCCGCACTGCGCTTCCTGGCCGACACGGCCGGCGACGGAGCGGTGCAGGCGTTCGCCGAGCAGCGGGCCGCGTTCATCGAGGAGCGCTTCCCGAAGGTCGCCGCCGCGCACCCGGACGCCTCACCGGCGGAGGTGCTCGCCCGGGTCTTCTCCGAGGAGGGCTACGCCGCCTCGGTGCGGGAGCTGCCCTTGATCGGCGGCGCCGGAGGCCAGGCGGCCGAGCAGTTGTGCCAGCAGCACTGTCCGGTCTCCCACGTCGCCCACGAGTTCCCCCAGCTGTGCGAGGCGGAGACCGCGGCCATCGGCCGGGTGCTCGGCACGCACGTCCAGCGGCTGGCGACCATCGCCCACGGCGACGGCGTCTGCACCACCTGCATTCCCGACACCGGGGTGACTGCGCACCCCGCGTCCACCGAAGAGACCGCCGACAAGAAGGAGCGGGTCAACTCATGA
- a CDS encoding Rieske (2Fe-2S) protein, whose amino-acid sequence MTFHRACALTDIPEDEGLAVDLEELTVVLARDGEDVYALQDLCSHAAVPLSEGEVADCQIECWLHGSMFDLRSGKPTNLPATEPVATFPVDLRDGDVYVDVDTTLNGVTPA is encoded by the coding sequence GTGACCTTCCACCGCGCCTGCGCGCTGACCGACATCCCCGAGGACGAGGGCCTGGCCGTCGACCTCGAGGAGCTGACGGTCGTGCTCGCTCGTGACGGCGAGGACGTCTACGCCCTGCAGGACCTCTGCTCGCACGCGGCGGTCCCGCTCAGCGAGGGCGAGGTCGCCGACTGCCAGATCGAGTGCTGGCTGCACGGGTCGATGTTCGACCTGCGCTCCGGCAAGCCCACCAACCTCCCGGCCACCGAGCCGGTCGCCACCTTCCCCGTCGACCTGCGTGACGGAGACGTCTACGTCGATGTCGACACCACCCTGAACGGAGTCACCCCAGCATGA